A section of the Pseudobacteroides sp. genome encodes:
- a CDS encoding ATP-binding protein: MQILNYNLEAFIPYDEDNIEKFLTICEDAIDNITNDEKPKFKLKSAIHELLVNSLEHGYKKNPGKVSLSIKRTEDSILFELCDEGNGVDIEALNLNRRVSDLNSMSSRGWGLTLVNTFSTNLKIVPNSPKGTKITLTIPLD; this comes from the coding sequence ATGCAAATATTAAATTATAATCTCGAAGCATTTATACCATATGATGAGGATAATATTGAAAAATTTCTTACCATTTGTGAAGATGCTATTGATAATATTACAAATGATGAAAAGCCTAAGTTTAAGCTCAAAAGTGCTATACATGAGCTTTTGGTCAATTCTTTGGAACACGGATACAAAAAAAATCCGGGTAAGGTTTCTCTGTCCATAAAAAGAACTGAAGATTCTATTTTATTTGAGCTGTGCGACGAAGGAAACGGTGTTGATATTGAAGCACTGAACCTTAACCGCAGAGTTTCCGATTTAAATTCAATGTCATCAAGAGGATGGGGATTAACCCTCGTCAACACCTTTTCGACCAATTTAAAAATTGTCCCAAACAGTCCTAAAGGTACAAAGATAACCTTAACCATACCACTGGATTAG
- the grpE gene encoding nucleotide exchange factor GrpE: protein MGIFTNGNDKKDNQKETPNPSMENESTTSGLNDQETASSNSDNASGTDEIKAMLEQKSKQCDEYFNMLQRTAAEFDNYKKRTAKEKEALYWDAVGETVLAMLPVVDNFERAIKAAENDPATNSSFKEGMELVYRQLKDALKDLGVEEIKSIGENFDPQLHNAVMHIEDDSYGDSTIVEEFQKGYVLKDKIIRHSMVKVAN, encoded by the coding sequence ATGGGTATATTTACAAACGGTAATGACAAGAAGGATAATCAAAAGGAAACACCAAACCCATCGATGGAAAATGAAAGCACTACTTCGGGTTTGAATGATCAGGAAACAGCAAGCAGTAACAGTGATAATGCTTCTGGTACTGATGAAATAAAGGCAATGCTCGAGCAAAAGAGTAAACAGTGTGATGAGTATTTTAATATGCTCCAGCGCACTGCTGCCGAATTTGATAATTATAAAAAGAGGACAGCAAAAGAAAAAGAGGCACTTTATTGGGATGCTGTAGGAGAAACTGTATTAGCCATGCTTCCTGTTGTTGATAATTTTGAGAGGGCTATAAAAGCAGCTGAAAATGATCCGGCTACAAACAGTTCTTTCAAAGAAGGCATGGAACTTGTGTACAGACAGCTTAAGGATGCACTGAAGGATTTGGGCGTTGAGGAAATTAAATCCATAGGGGAAAACTTTGATCCTCAACTACATAATGCTGTTATGCATATTGAGGACGATTCATATGGGGATAGTACAATTGTTGAGGAGTTTCAGAAGGGTTACGTTTTAAAAGATAAAATAATTCGTCATAGTATGGTTAAGGTGGCTAACTGA
- a CDS encoding DUF503 domain-containing protein, whose amino-acid sequence MVKCLVVGVCRMELSLDGVFSLKDKRQIVKSIIERLKSRYNASIAEVDLNDTWKNAIIGVSCVSNDPKHVDSMLNNIVNFVENDGRAILFNYNTEKIYID is encoded by the coding sequence ATGGTGAAATGCTTGGTTGTTGGTGTATGCAGGATGGAATTATCCCTTGACGGCGTATTTTCTCTCAAGGATAAAAGGCAGATTGTCAAAAGTATAATTGAAAGGCTTAAGTCAAGGTATAATGCTTCCATTGCAGAGGTTGACCTTAACGATACATGGAAAAATGCAATAATAGGTGTTTCATGTGTATCAAATGATCCAAAGCATGTTGACAGCATGCTTAATAATATTGTAAATTTTGTTGAGAATGACGGAAGAGCTATTTTATTTAACTATAATACCGAAAAAATTTATATCGATTAA
- a CDS encoding PAS domain-containing sensor histidine kinase has protein sequence MSASKPLQNNLKTTALLDNILNSSTEYAVIATDTKDMIVFWNKGAEIIYGYTENEMVGKQTPQILHVNSSPTNDILLHSENNYSSRVTDYEMKAIRKDGTILPVSVTVTPRFGVNQDLCGYLIIVRDITNLKVEEKYRDILIEVAHLVNSPISINEMCNGIINAISTILEIPVVFICLLDKRNNNFYVEHQTGLNSDYKRHYCSYTYDDKFVYGNVFDCFLTYSQYTINYGKLAGHAICEFMQDETLSESDSSIIHIPLLADIALIGILHIVIPSSRKNLLLTETQVLSIIANEISAGIQRKRLEEEIKQYAYDLERLVQERTDQLRVKDAQLVQSGKLATLGEMATGIAHEINQPLGGISLIVQGLQRAKNLGKLNDEILDEKLKSVIEQIDRINKIITHLRTFARQSKEAHQEISVSVPLLDVFKLIGQQLKNKNITIETYISEEISPVFADHNKLEQVFLNILSNARDALDDFEKVIRRLKERGTPPEWVKSWQKKIIISTYEKDKYVYVEIEDTGGGIPKEYINKIFEPFYTTKEVGKGTGLGLSISYGIIKEFGGTISVDSEEMLGSRFTIKLPVHSSTYNPINDIYDY, from the coding sequence ATGTCTGCATCCAAACCGTTGCAAAACAACTTAAAAACCACAGCACTCCTGGATAATATATTAAACAGTTCTACCGAATATGCAGTTATAGCTACAGATACGAAAGATATGATAGTATTTTGGAACAAAGGTGCGGAGATAATTTACGGTTACACTGAAAACGAAATGGTAGGAAAACAAACGCCGCAAATTCTTCATGTTAACAGTTCCCCCACTAACGATATTCTTTTGCATAGTGAAAATAACTACAGTTCGAGAGTAACCGACTATGAAATGAAGGCAATCAGAAAGGATGGCACCATTCTTCCTGTTTCGGTAACTGTTACCCCCAGATTCGGAGTCAATCAGGACCTTTGCGGTTATTTAATAATTGTACGGGACATAACAAATCTGAAGGTTGAGGAAAAATATCGGGACATACTTATTGAAGTGGCTCATTTGGTAAACTCCCCTATAAGCATCAACGAAATGTGTAACGGCATAATAAATGCTATCAGCACAATACTAGAAATTCCTGTAGTTTTTATTTGCCTTCTTGATAAAAGAAACAATAATTTTTATGTAGAACATCAGACAGGACTAAATAGTGATTACAAGAGGCATTACTGCTCATATACCTATGATGATAAATTTGTTTACGGCAATGTATTCGATTGTTTTTTAACTTACTCCCAATATACAATAAACTATGGAAAACTTGCAGGACACGCAATATGTGAGTTTATGCAGGATGAAACGCTCTCAGAATCCGACAGTTCGATAATACATATACCTCTTCTTGCAGATATAGCTTTAATAGGAATTCTGCATATAGTAATACCTTCTTCCAGAAAAAATCTGCTCCTTACCGAAACACAGGTATTAAGCATAATTGCTAATGAAATATCTGCCGGCATCCAGAGGAAAAGGCTTGAGGAAGAAATAAAACAGTACGCCTATGACTTGGAAAGGCTGGTACAAGAAAGAACCGACCAGCTTAGGGTTAAGGACGCCCAGTTGGTTCAGTCGGGAAAGCTCGCTACCCTCGGTGAAATGGCCACTGGTATAGCACATGAAATTAACCAGCCATTAGGAGGTATAAGCCTGATTGTCCAAGGGCTGCAGCGAGCAAAAAACCTAGGCAAACTAAATGACGAGATCCTTGATGAAAAGCTCAAATCAGTAATAGAGCAGATTGATAGGATCAATAAGATAATTACCCACTTAAGAACCTTTGCAAGACAGTCAAAAGAAGCACACCAGGAAATATCCGTCAGCGTGCCGCTTCTTGATGTGTTTAAGCTGATAGGTCAGCAATTGAAAAACAAAAATATCACAATTGAGACCTATATTTCGGAGGAAATATCTCCTGTATTCGCAGATCATAATAAACTGGAACAAGTCTTCTTAAACATTCTCAGCAATGCAAGGGATGCACTTGATGATTTTGAAAAGGTTATAAGACGATTAAAAGAAAGAGGAACCCCCCCTGAATGGGTTAAGAGCTGGCAAAAGAAAATAATAATAAGTACATATGAAAAGGACAAATATGTTTATGTTGAGATTGAAGATACCGGAGGCGGGATTCCTAAGGAATATATAAATAAAATATTTGAGCCCTTTTACACTACAAAGGAAGTTGGAAAAGGTACAGGTTTGGGTCTTTCAATATCATATGGTATTATTAAGGAGTTTGGTGGAACCATATCAGTGGACTCGGAAGAAATGCTTGGAAGCAGATTTACCATAAAGCTGCCCGTCCACAGCTCTACCTACAACCCAATTAATGATATATATGATTATTAA
- the hrcA gene encoding heat-inducible transcriptional repressor HrcA gives MYLDDRKRRILQAIIDDYIDTAEPIGSRTIARKHELGLSSATIRNEMADLEEMGFLAQPHTSAGRIPSDKGYRLYVNELMKEKVLSTEEADSIKQALEVRINEMTQLIRQASMIMSKITKYTSIAIAPQLKKSILKAVQVVPVQPGRALVIVVTSANVVRNSFIKIHDNVTADLLIMLSNVLNSKLNGLTIDQISNNIMLEIEKELGVTKEILIPIIDGIIDSINNIDYSDVYLEGTTNILNFPEFMDIVKAKEFLNVLDEKEKIYKILNNKNIDDSIGVQIGTENDIQQIKDCSLVTATYSIGNIVLGTIGVIGPTRMEYAKVISSMNFLKRKLNEEILKYIGDLDDS, from the coding sequence ATGTACTTGGATGATAGAAAAAGAAGAATCCTTCAAGCTATTATTGATGACTACATTGACACAGCAGAACCTATCGGTTCAAGGACAATCGCAAGGAAACATGAGCTTGGTTTGAGTTCTGCTACTATTAGAAACGAAATGGCGGATTTGGAGGAAATGGGTTTTTTAGCACAGCCCCATACTTCTGCCGGTAGGATTCCTTCTGACAAAGGCTATAGACTATATGTCAATGAGTTGATGAAAGAAAAGGTATTGTCTACTGAAGAAGCTGACTCAATAAAACAGGCATTGGAAGTGCGGATTAATGAGATGACTCAACTTATAAGGCAGGCATCGATGATAATGTCGAAGATCACAAAATATACATCGATTGCAATTGCTCCGCAGTTGAAAAAGAGCATTCTGAAGGCTGTACAGGTTGTGCCCGTTCAGCCGGGCAGAGCACTTGTTATAGTGGTTACAAGTGCAAATGTGGTTAGGAATAGCTTTATTAAAATTCACGATAATGTTACTGCAGACTTGCTGATAATGCTGTCAAATGTATTAAACAGTAAGTTAAATGGTCTTACTATAGATCAGATAAGCAACAATATAATGCTGGAAATAGAGAAGGAATTAGGGGTTACGAAGGAAATATTAATACCGATAATAGACGGTATAATAGATTCTATAAACAATATAGATTATTCTGATGTTTATTTGGAAGGTACTACTAACATACTTAACTTTCCGGAGTTCATGGATATTGTAAAAGCAAAGGAATTTTTAAATGTTCTGGACGAAAAAGAAAAGATATACAAGATTCTTAACAACAAAAATATTGATGATAGTATAGGCGTACAAATAGGTACAGAGAATGATATTCAACAGATAAAGGATTGCAGCCTGGTTACGGCAACATACAGTATCGGCAATATTGTACTTGGAACTATAGGCGTAATTGGGCCTACCAGAATGGAGTATGCAAAGGTTATTTCTTCGATGAATTTCCTTAAAAGGAAGTTAAATGAAGAAATACTAAAATATATTGGTGATTTGGATGACAGCTAA
- a CDS encoding SpoIIE family protein phosphatase, whose amino-acid sequence MSTVLVIDDETTILENIRFNLEMENYNVITASNGEDGLNIFREKINIIDAVITDMKMPKLTGIDVLREIKKIMPEMGVLILTGHGDIENAIQTMKDGAFEYLKKPLNVDQLSLVISKAIEKKNLLLENTKIQKKLLDQNTYLRGLHDSAEKILLNLLPKKLPELEGVRFSVEYKSSEAVGGDMYDICDIGDYLCFYVFDVSNHGILAAVIAVILKSFLQNIEYNYRQGINKRRFPEIVADLNNEVLINTAENVFATLFLGFLDKKTNVLYYVSAGHVTQFLFNDEKIVPLNSTGTVLGAFEDAVYTCSVHQLSPGDKVVLFSDGILEVSKDDIIFGYKNVEKNLLANHEKPIDVITKELLKASAEYSNSDFFDDVTIVGMELLK is encoded by the coding sequence ATGTCGACTGTATTAGTTATTGATGATGAAACCACAATTTTAGAAAATATAAGATTTAATCTTGAAATGGAAAATTATAACGTTATTACTGCCTCCAACGGTGAAGACGGTCTTAATATTTTTAGAGAGAAAATCAATATAATAGATGCTGTCATCACCGATATGAAAATGCCAAAGCTTACAGGTATAGATGTTCTTAGAGAAATTAAAAAAATAATGCCTGAAATGGGTGTTCTGATTTTGACAGGACACGGTGATATTGAAAATGCCATTCAAACCATGAAGGATGGTGCTTTTGAATATCTCAAGAAGCCTCTGAACGTAGATCAGCTATCCCTGGTAATTTCAAAAGCTATAGAAAAAAAGAATTTGCTTTTGGAAAATACAAAAATACAAAAAAAGCTTCTGGATCAGAATACATATCTTCGCGGTCTGCATGACTCGGCGGAAAAAATTCTTTTGAACCTACTTCCCAAAAAGCTTCCTGAGCTTGAAGGTGTAAGGTTTTCAGTAGAATACAAGTCCTCTGAGGCCGTCGGTGGAGACATGTACGATATCTGTGATATTGGCGATTATCTTTGCTTTTATGTTTTTGACGTTTCCAATCACGGTATACTGGCTGCAGTAATTGCTGTTATATTAAAAAGCTTTCTGCAGAATATAGAATACAATTACAGGCAGGGCATAAACAAACGCAGATTTCCGGAAATTGTTGCAGACCTGAATAATGAAGTACTTATCAATACCGCAGAAAATGTATTCGCTACTCTTTTCCTGGGATTTCTAGACAAAAAAACCAACGTGCTGTATTATGTATCTGCAGGACATGTTACACAGTTCCTGTTCAATGATGAAAAAATAGTTCCTCTAAACTCAACTGGTACAGTTCTAGGTGCTTTTGAGGATGCGGTATATACCTGCAGTGTGCATCAGTTAAGCCCTGGAGATAAGGTAGTTCTGTTCTCCGATGGCATACTGGAGGTTTCAAAAGATGATATTATTTTCGGTTATAAAAACGTTGAGAAAAACCTTTTGGCCAATCATGAAAAGCCTATAGATGTTATAACAAAGGAGCTTCTAAAAGCTTCTGCCGAGTATTCCAACAGTGACTTCTTCGATGATGTAACCATTGTGGGAATGGAACTTTTAAAATAA
- the hemW gene encoding radical SAM family heme chaperone HemW, which yields MEKSIGLYIHVPFCKSKCYYCDFNSFSNKSELVEAYFEALKKEIIIYGERAEGYEVKTVFIGGGTPSSVDSRYIEDVVRLCRQHFKIAADAEISLESNPGTLSEDKLRAYKYIGINRLSIGLQAWQNRLLKNIGRVHSIEEFVDNYKLAREIGFNNINIDMIFSLPHQTLEDWAETVNNVADLGPEHISCYSLKIEENTVFWEKYEHGEIDEIDDHTDREMYYLAKRQLAGHGYGMYEISNFALEGYECKHNLIYWKAKEYLGLGAGAHSYFNKKRYNNLYNIEDYIKNYMEYEGKYIEGEAIIDEAESMSEYIILGMRLTCGISQSEFKGRYGIEIMDKFGGKFKKLIGKGLVEHKAGRLLLTQTGLDYANQVFMEFIDID from the coding sequence ATGGAAAAGAGTATTGGGCTTTATATACATGTTCCTTTTTGTAAATCAAAATGCTATTATTGCGATTTTAATTCCTTTTCCAATAAGAGCGAGTTGGTCGAAGCCTATTTTGAGGCATTAAAAAAAGAAATAATCATTTATGGTGAAAGAGCAGAGGGATATGAAGTAAAGACTGTTTTTATAGGTGGTGGAACGCCTTCGAGTGTGGATTCCCGATATATTGAGGATGTTGTAAGGTTGTGCCGCCAGCACTTTAAAATTGCAGCAGATGCAGAGATAAGCCTCGAATCAAATCCCGGAACATTATCAGAAGATAAGCTGAGAGCATATAAATATATAGGAATAAACAGACTGAGTATCGGACTTCAGGCGTGGCAAAACAGGCTGTTAAAGAACATCGGAAGGGTTCACAGCATAGAAGAGTTTGTCGATAATTATAAGCTTGCAAGAGAGATTGGATTTAATAATATTAATATAGATATGATTTTTTCTCTTCCCCATCAAACATTGGAGGATTGGGCAGAGACGGTTAATAATGTAGCAGATTTAGGACCGGAGCATATATCCTGCTATAGTCTTAAAATAGAAGAGAATACTGTTTTTTGGGAAAAGTATGAGCATGGAGAGATTGATGAAATAGATGACCATACGGACAGAGAAATGTATTATCTTGCCAAAAGACAACTGGCAGGGCATGGTTATGGCATGTACGAAATATCCAATTTTGCACTGGAAGGCTATGAATGCAAGCACAACCTTATATATTGGAAGGCGAAAGAATATTTAGGACTTGGAGCAGGTGCGCACTCATACTTTAACAAAAAAAGATATAATAACCTTTATAATATAGAAGATTATATTAAAAATTATATGGAATATGAGGGTAAATATATAGAAGGAGAAGCAATTATAGATGAAGCAGAAAGCATGTCGGAATATATTATTCTTGGAATGAGGCTTACCTGCGGCATCTCTCAGTCAGAGTTCAAGGGAAGATATGGAATTGAAATAATGGATAAGTTTGGAGGTAAGTTTAAAAAATTAATTGGCAAAGGATTGGTCGAGCACAAAGCTGGAAGACTCTTGCTTACACAAACAGGACTGGACTACGCAAATCAGGTGTTTATGGAGTTTATAGATATAGATTAA
- the lepA gene encoding translation elongation factor 4 gives MASERQKKIRNFCIIAHIDHGKSTLADRMLEKTGVLTLREMEDQVLDNMDIERERGITIKAQAVRMVYKASDGEEYIFNLIDTPGHVDFNYEVSRSLAACEGAILVVDAAQGIEAQTLANVYLALEHNLEILPVINKIDLPSAQPDVVKKEIEDIIGLDASEAPMVSAKNGLNIEAVLESVVKAVPCPDNDESAPLKALIFDSYYDSYKGVIVYVRIKEGSVKVGDQIRMMYTGKEFVVTEVGYFRPGSLFSSGELLAGEVGYIAASIKNVRDTRVGDTVTLSNNPTKEPLPGYKKVNSMVFCGIYPADGSKYGDLRDALEKLQLNDASLSFEPESSIALGFGFRCGFLGLLHMEIIQERLEREYDLDLVTTAPSVIYKINKSDGTTIFIDNPSNLPPTAEISSMEEPMVKCSIMLPTEYVGSVMDLSQERRGIYKDMKYIDEGRVMLLYEMPLNEIIYDFFDALKSRSRGYASLDYELMGYTPSTLVKLDILLNGDIVDALSFIVHTEKAYARGRRIAEKLKESIPRQQFEIPIQACIGGKIIARETVKAYRKDVLSKCYGGDITRKKKLLEKQKEGKKRMRQVGSVEVPQEAFMTVLKLDT, from the coding sequence ATGGCAAGCGAAAGACAAAAGAAAATAAGAAATTTTTGTATAATAGCACATATTGATCATGGGAAATCAACTCTAGCAGACAGAATGCTGGAGAAGACCGGGGTTTTGACTCTGAGAGAAATGGAAGATCAGGTTCTTGATAATATGGATATTGAAAGAGAACGCGGTATTACCATCAAGGCTCAGGCTGTTAGGATGGTATATAAAGCCAGCGATGGAGAAGAGTATATATTTAACCTGATTGATACACCAGGTCATGTAGACTTTAACTACGAGGTTTCAAGAAGTTTGGCGGCATGTGAGGGTGCAATACTGGTTGTGGATGCTGCACAGGGGATTGAAGCACAGACCCTTGCAAATGTTTATCTTGCCTTGGAACATAACCTGGAAATCCTTCCTGTTATTAATAAGATTGATTTGCCAAGTGCCCAGCCCGATGTGGTAAAAAAGGAGATTGAGGATATAATAGGCCTTGATGCAAGCGAGGCTCCAATGGTTTCTGCCAAAAACGGGCTTAATATTGAAGCGGTTCTTGAGAGTGTAGTTAAGGCGGTTCCATGTCCCGATAATGATGAAAGTGCTCCGCTGAAGGCTCTCATATTCGATTCTTACTATGACAGCTATAAGGGGGTTATTGTTTATGTGAGGATAAAGGAAGGCAGCGTAAAGGTTGGAGATCAAATAAGGATGATGTACACCGGTAAGGAATTCGTTGTTACCGAAGTAGGATATTTCAGGCCAGGATCACTTTTTTCATCCGGAGAGCTTTTAGCGGGAGAGGTTGGCTATATTGCAGCCAGTATAAAAAATGTCCGAGATACCAGGGTAGGTGATACTGTAACCCTATCAAATAACCCTACGAAAGAGCCTTTGCCCGGTTATAAAAAGGTAAATTCAATGGTTTTCTGTGGTATATACCCGGCTGACGGATCAAAATATGGAGATTTGAGGGATGCCCTAGAAAAACTACAGCTTAACGATGCATCACTAAGTTTTGAACCGGAGTCATCCATTGCACTTGGATTCGGTTTTAGATGCGGATTTTTGGGTCTTTTGCATATGGAGATTATTCAGGAAAGGCTTGAAAGGGAATATGATCTGGACCTGGTGACAACAGCACCAAGTGTTATTTATAAAATCAACAAATCTGACGGGACAACCATATTCATCGACAACCCGTCCAACTTACCGCCGACTGCAGAAATCAGCTCAATGGAAGAACCTATGGTTAAGTGCTCCATTATGCTTCCTACCGAGTATGTGGGCAGTGTTATGGATCTCAGTCAGGAAAGACGCGGCATATATAAGGATATGAAATACATTGATGAGGGAAGGGTAATGCTTTTATATGAAATGCCCCTAAATGAAATAATATATGACTTTTTTGATGCTCTAAAATCCAGGTCAAGAGGTTATGCTTCGTTGGATTATGAGCTAATGGGATACACGCCTTCTACCCTAGTAAAACTGGACATACTGCTAAATGGAGATATAGTTGATGCCCTTTCGTTTATTGTTCATACTGAAAAGGCTTATGCAAGGGGAAGAAGAATAGCGGAAAAGCTTAAGGAGTCAATACCCAGGCAGCAGTTTGAAATCCCCATACAGGCTTGTATCGGAGGAAAGATAATTGCAAGGGAGACCGTAAAGGCTTACAGAAAAGACGTTCTTTCAAAGTGCTACGGCGGGGACATAACCAGAAAGAAAAAGCTTCTTGAAAAGCAAAAAGAGGGTAAAAAGAGGATGAGACAGGTTGGAAGTGTAGAAGTCCCTCAAGAAGCATTTATGACCGTTTTGAAGCTGGATACTTAA
- a CDS encoding ammonium transporter: protein MNDLNLQILGGGINTVWVLLCAALVFFMEAGFAMLEAGFVRAKNSLNIIMKVFIDCCSGLLGYWVLGFALMYGLDKFGIIGTTGFFAMGDMSNLPLLKNLGLPVEVYWMFQAAFAVAVATIVSGAVAERMKFLPYMIFSFLATAVIYPIAGHMIWNPEGLFAKMGMLDFAGSAAVHSVGGWASLAAVLVLGPRIGKYKKDGSVNVIPGHSLPLAALGAFILWFGWFGFNPGSALTGLDGSISHIVVTTNLAAAAGGFVSAIFTLVRYGKVDASMTMNGALAGLVSITAGCAFVNLPSAVIIGAIAGILVVVAVEFFDKIHADDPVGAIAVHGICGSFGTIAVGLFASVGASKGLFFGGGFKLLGIQAIGLITVSAWAFLSTFLVFKALKAVSGIRVSKGDEVEGLDISEHGVRAYAQTAMDDSLVLEDLGNNTKADQSVRPGIKAAPAKVEYTT, encoded by the coding sequence ATGAACGATCTCAATCTCCAAATTTTAGGAGGCGGCATAAACACCGTCTGGGTCTTGTTGTGTGCAGCTTTGGTTTTCTTTATGGAAGCAGGATTCGCTATGCTGGAAGCAGGGTTTGTAAGGGCTAAAAATTCCCTTAATATTATTATGAAGGTTTTTATTGATTGCTGCTCAGGGTTGTTGGGCTATTGGGTTTTAGGCTTTGCACTTATGTATGGCTTGGACAAATTCGGCATAATCGGAACAACAGGCTTCTTTGCCATGGGTGATATGAGTAACCTGCCGTTGTTAAAGAATCTCGGATTGCCTGTTGAAGTCTACTGGATGTTCCAGGCAGCTTTCGCTGTAGCAGTTGCAACTATAGTTTCGGGAGCAGTAGCGGAAAGAATGAAGTTTCTTCCCTACATGATTTTCAGTTTTCTTGCAACAGCTGTTATTTATCCCATAGCAGGTCATATGATCTGGAATCCCGAAGGGTTATTCGCAAAAATGGGCATGCTTGATTTCGCAGGCTCAGCTGCAGTTCACTCTGTGGGGGGATGGGCTTCTCTTGCAGCAGTCCTCGTCCTTGGTCCGAGAATCGGTAAATATAAAAAAGATGGTTCTGTAAATGTAATACCAGGCCACAGCTTACCGTTGGCAGCTTTGGGAGCCTTTATCCTCTGGTTCGGCTGGTTTGGCTTCAACCCTGGAAGTGCGTTAACAGGGCTGGACGGCAGTATCTCCCACATAGTAGTAACCACCAACCTGGCAGCAGCAGCAGGGGGGTTTGTAAGTGCAATTTTCACACTTGTAAGGTATGGCAAGGTTGATGCAAGTATGACCATGAACGGAGCCCTTGCAGGATTGGTTTCCATAACAGCGGGATGTGCTTTTGTAAACCTCCCTAGTGCTGTAATAATCGGAGCTATAGCAGGTATACTTGTAGTTGTTGCAGTAGAGTTCTTTGATAAAATACACGCAGATGACCCTGTTGGTGCAATCGCAGTCCATGGTATATGCGGTTCCTTCGGAACTATTGCTGTAGGGCTCTTTGCTTCGGTAGGTGCCTCAAAAGGCCTCTTCTTTGGCGGAGGATTTAAGCTCTTAGGCATTCAGGCCATCGGGCTTATTACTGTATCAGCTTGGGCGTTCCTTTCCACCTTCCTGGTGTTTAAGGCATTAAAAGCAGTTTCGGGGATAAGAGTCAGCAAGGGGGATGAAGTGGAAGGCCTCGATATCAGCGAACATGGAGTAAGAGCCTATGCACAAACAGCGATGGACGACAGCCTTGTTCTTGAGGATCTCGGAAACAACACCAAAGCTGATCAAAGCGTTAGACCCGGTATAAAAGCAGCTCCTGCTAAAGTAGAATATACTACATAA